In one Saccharibacillus brassicae genomic region, the following are encoded:
- the rnhA gene encoding ribonuclease H — MGKSKYYVVWTGKQPGIYATWAECKAQVDGYPGARYKSFESKSAAEAAYAGGAKPYIRSGAARTAKKTAGPRAGAVPKSEIDYNSISVDVGTRGNPGPVEYKGVDTATGEVIFSHGPVAKGTNNLGEFLAIVHALAHIEREGSGKSVYSDSVNAIKWVKQRRVSSTLPRDKSTEEIWTLVDRAVEWLETHPYRTKIMKWETRDWGEIKADYGRK, encoded by the coding sequence ATGGGCAAGTCAAAGTATTATGTCGTCTGGACAGGCAAGCAGCCCGGCATTTATGCGACCTGGGCGGAATGCAAAGCGCAGGTGGACGGATATCCGGGCGCCCGGTATAAGTCGTTCGAATCGAAAAGCGCGGCCGAAGCCGCTTACGCAGGCGGCGCCAAGCCGTACATAAGGTCCGGCGCCGCCAGAACCGCGAAAAAAACGGCGGGTCCGAGAGCCGGCGCCGTCCCGAAAAGCGAGATCGACTACAACAGCATCTCGGTCGACGTGGGCACGCGGGGCAATCCCGGGCCGGTCGAATACAAAGGCGTCGATACCGCGACGGGAGAAGTGATTTTCTCGCACGGGCCGGTCGCCAAAGGAACGAACAATCTCGGCGAATTTCTGGCGATCGTGCACGCGTTGGCCCATATCGAGCGCGAAGGCAGCGGCAAGTCCGTCTACAGCGACTCGGTCAACGCGATCAAATGGGTCAAGCAGCGCCGGGTATCGTCCACGCTTCCGCGCGACAAATCGACCGAAGAGATCTGGACGCTCGTCGATCGGGCGGTCGAATGGCTGGAGACGCATCCGTACCGGACCAAAATCATGAAATGGGAAACGCGGGACTGGGGCGAAATCAAAGCCGATTACGGCCGCAAGTAA